The Cucumis melo cultivar AY chromosome 6, USDA_Cmelo_AY_1.0, whole genome shotgun sequence genome includes a region encoding these proteins:
- the LOC103483311 gene encoding ribosomal RNA small subunit methyltransferase, chloroplastic, which translates to MAAPPLPNPFLPPFSFTSYRQSPNLYFPASTAIAGSRWATPFVSCSATTVRVGEGVNPDDYHSTLRALNSKGRVPRKSLGQHYMLNSSINEQLAAAANVKEGDVVLEIGPGTGSLTNVLINSGATVLAVEKDSYMAALVDERFANTNRLKVLNEDFVKCHVSSHMMSFLKSIELSEARSQPAKVVSNIPFNISTDIIKQLLPMGDIFSEVVLLLQEEAALRLVETSLRRSEYRPINVFVNFYSDPELKFKVPRTNFFPQPNVDAAVVSFKLKQAADCPAVSSTKSFFSMVNSAFNGKRKMLRKSLQHICTSSEIEKALEDSSLPPTSRPEELSLDDFVRLHNLIVKQ; encoded by the exons ATGGCGGCACCTCCACTTCCAAATCCTTTCCTCCCGCCATTTTCATTCACGAGCTATAGACAGAGCCCTAATTTATATTTTCCAGCTAGTACTGCCATCGCCGGCTCACGGTGGGCTACTCCGTTTGTATCTTGTTCTGCTACTACCGTCAGAGTTGGAGAAGGAGTCAATCCAGATGATTATCATTCAACTTTAAGAGCTCTCAATTCCAAAGGCCGCGTGCCCAGAAAATCTCTCGGCCAG CATTATATGTTGAACTCTTCAATTAACGAGCAGTTGGCTGCTGCAGCTAATGTTAAAGAGGGTGACGTAGTATTGGAAATTGGGCCTGGAACTGGGTCGTTAACCAATGTCCTTATTAACTCAGGTGCAACGGTGCTTGCAGTTGAGAAG GACTCATATATGGCTGCTCTTGTAGATGAAAGATTTGCTAACACAAACAGATTGAAG GTTCTGAATGAGGACTTTGTTAAATGCCACGTGAGCTCACATATGATGTCTTTTCTCAAAAGTATTGAGTTGTCTGAAGCAAGATCACAACCTGCTAAA GTAGTCTCCAACATACCTTTCAATATAAGTACAGATATAATTAAACAACTTCTTCCAATGGGAGACATATTTTCAGAAGTTGTTCTTTTACTCCAG GAGGAGGCTGCTCTACGCCTGGTGGAAACATCTCTGAGGAGATCTGAATATCGACCCATCAATGtatttgtgaatttttattcag ACCCTGAATTGAAATTTAAAGTTCCGAGGACAAACTTTTTTCCTCAGCCTAAT GTTGATGCAGCTGTTGTATCTTTCAAGCTGAAGCAAGCAGCAGACTGTCCTGCAGTTTCATCCACCAAAAGTTTCTTCTCAATG GTTAACTCAGCATTCAATGGAAAGCGTAAAATGTTAAGAAAATCTCTTCAACACATATGCACATCCTCAGAGATAGAAAAAGCTTTAGAAGATTCTAGCCTTCCCCCAACT TCAAGACCGGAGGAGCTAAGCTTAGACGATTTTGTTAGGTTGCACAATTTGATAGTGAAACAGTAG
- the LOC103483310 gene encoding ethylene-responsive transcription factor ERF071-like: MAAGRETKRSATVSRCISHSQPNKSPARRFVGVRQRPSGRWVAEIKDSSQRVRLWLGTYDTPEEAARAYDEAAIALRGENARTNFVSPAAGWSPDSKVSNIGVLKAKLSKNLQSIIARTSEQSKSLKNRVSDRFTFGNIFNFRSYQSATMADLTTIDKAAVQPSIIVPHVETDQSGSWDSSDGDGFRPLGFCSDGSEVAGDWWVDRILEDDDYNEGLMSKRFRVSSSVVVPPTFSGSPTYGEC; this comes from the coding sequence ATGGCCGCCGGTAGAGAAACCAAGAGATCCGCCACAGTTTCCCGCTGCATCTCACATTCGCAACCCAACAAATCCCCGGCACGGAGGTTCGTCGGAGTACGGCAGCGTCCGTCCGGCCGGTGGGTGGCGGAAATAAAAGACTCTTCTCAGAGAGTCCGCCTTTGGTTGGGCACTTACGACACGCCGGAGGAAGCCGCCAGAGCCTACGACGAGGCTGCCATTGCTCTTCGCGGCGAAAACGCAAGGACCAATTTCGTGTCTCCGGCAGCCGGTTGGTCACCGGATTCGAAAGTTTCGAACATCGGCGTGTTGAAAGCGAAATTGAGCAAGAACCTGCAGAGTATTATAGCACGAACGAGCGAACAGAGCAAATCGTTGAAGAACAGAGTGAGCGATCGGTTCACTTTTGGGAATATTTTCAACTTCAGAAGCTATCAATCGGCAACAATGGCGGATTTGACGACCATTGATAAAGCGGCTGTACAGCCGAGCATAATTGTACCCCATGTAGAAACCGATCAATCCGGTTCGTGGGATAGCAGCGATGGCGACGGATTCCGGCCACTGGGTTTCTGTTCCGATGGGTCGGAGGTGGCCGGAGATTGGTGGGTGGATCGAATATTGGAAGATGATGATTATAACGAAGGTTTGATGAGTAAGAGATTTAGGGTTTCTTCTTCGGTGGTTGTTCCTCCAACTTTTAGTGGCTCTCCTACCTATGGTGAATGTTAG